CGAACCATCATCAAGAATCCCGAACTGCTGATTCTGGATGAACCTTGTCAGGGTCTGGATTATGAACAGACCAAACAATTCAATGCAATTGTAGATGAACTCTGTTCGCATGGCAATACACTGATCTATGTCGGGCATTTTGAGACACAACTGCCTTCCTGTATTGACAACAGAATAATTTTAGAAAACGGAAAAGTAAAAGCTGTAGAAACAGCATTAGAAAACGCATAACATGAAAAAAAATATATTGATTATCCCTGGAGACGGGATTGGTCAGGAAGTCACGACCTGGGGTAAGAAAGCATTAGAGAAAGTTGCACAAAAGTATGGACACGATTTCGTCTTCGATGAAGCCATTATGGGTCATACAGCAATTGAAGCAACTGGCGATCCACTGCCGGCAGAAACTCTGGAAAAAGCAAAATCCAGTGATGCTATTCTTTTCGGAGCTATCGGTCATGCTAAATACGATAATGACCCTTCAGCAAAAGTGCGTCCTGAACAAGGGCTGTTAAAGATCAGAAAAGAATTGGGTCTGTATGCCAATTTACGACCTATCCTTCTGTTCGACGAACTGTTAGATGCTTCCAGTCTGAAACCTGAAGTGTTACGCGGAACAGACATTCTGTTTTTCAGAGAATTGACGGGAGATGTGTATTTCGGAGAGAAAAAAAGAAACGAAGACAACACATTTGCATCAGATCTGATGAATTACCATCGCTACGAAGTAGAACGTATAGCACGTAAAGCGTACGAAGCAGCGCGTACCCGTAGCAAAAAGTTGTGCT
The Sphingobacterium spiritivorum genome window above contains:
- the leuB gene encoding 3-isopropylmalate dehydrogenase, with product MKKNILIIPGDGIGQEVTTWGKKALEKVAQKYGHDFVFDEAIMGHTAIEATGDPLPAETLEKAKSSDAILFGAIGHAKYDNDPSAKVRPEQGLLKIRKELGLYANLRPILLFDELLDASSLKPEVLRGTDILFFRELTGDVYFGEKKRNEDNTFASDLMNYHRYEVERIARKAYEAARTRSKKLCSVDKANVLETSRLWREVVQELAKEYSDVETEHMFIDNAAMQLVKNPKKFDVVLTANLFGDILTDEASQIAGSMGMLASASVGDGTGFFEPIHGSAHDIAGQNKANPLASILSAALMLDISFGLQTEAKELTQAVADTLKAGWRTGDIANASTPADKLLGTKEMGAKVLEFIK